In Pseudomonas fluorescens NCIMB 11764, a single window of DNA contains:
- a CDS encoding malonate decarboxylase subunit delta: METLSFEFPAGQPPRGRTLVGCVGSGDLEVLIEPGQAGKLTIKVQTSVNGAEQRWQHLFARMFDGQVPPAMAIDIHDFGATPGVVRLRLEQGFEEIGHD; the protein is encoded by the coding sequence ATGGAAACCTTATCCTTTGAATTCCCCGCCGGGCAGCCGCCACGTGGCCGCACCCTGGTGGGTTGTGTCGGCTCTGGCGATCTGGAAGTGCTGATCGAACCGGGTCAGGCCGGCAAGCTGACCATCAAGGTGCAGACCTCGGTCAATGGCGCCGAACAACGCTGGCAGCATCTGTTTGCGCGGATGTTCGACGGCCAGGTCCCGCCAGCGATGGCCATCGATATCCACGACTTCGGCGCAACCCCCGGCGTGGTGCGCTTGCGTCTGGAACAAGGCTTTGAGGAGATCGGCCATGACTGA
- a CDS encoding biotin-independent malonate decarboxylase subunit beta, which yields MTDSADLLHKHSFVELGARQRAKALLDAGTFRELLDPFQRIMSPWLSRQGVVPQADDGVVIAKGSIGGMPVVIAAIEGAFQGGSLGEVGGAKIAGALELAAEDNRNGIPTRAVLLLETGGVRLQEANLGLAAIADIHAAIVDLRQYQPVVGVVAGSVGCFGGMSIAAGLCSYLLVTQEARLGLNGPQVIEQEAGLEEYDSRDRPFIWSLTGGEQRFASGLADRFVADDVAQIQQQVSELLEQGLPAQQRSRQADLFLQRLARLDATPQIDPATVRDLYQGERS from the coding sequence ATGACTGACAGCGCAGACCTCCTGCATAAACACAGTTTCGTCGAACTCGGTGCGCGGCAACGGGCGAAAGCCTTGCTCGATGCCGGCACCTTCCGCGAATTGCTCGACCCGTTCCAACGGATCATGTCGCCGTGGTTGTCGCGTCAGGGCGTGGTGCCGCAAGCCGATGACGGCGTGGTGATTGCCAAGGGCAGCATCGGCGGTATGCCGGTGGTTATCGCGGCGATCGAAGGCGCGTTTCAGGGCGGCAGCCTCGGCGAAGTCGGCGGGGCGAAGATTGCCGGCGCGCTGGAACTGGCTGCCGAAGACAACCGCAACGGGATTCCGACCCGCGCCGTGTTGTTGCTGGAAACGGGCGGCGTGCGGTTGCAGGAAGCCAACCTCGGGCTGGCGGCGATTGCCGATATTCATGCGGCGATCGTCGATTTACGCCAGTACCAACCCGTTGTCGGCGTCGTGGCCGGTAGCGTGGGCTGCTTTGGCGGGATGTCGATTGCCGCCGGGTTGTGCAGCTATTTGCTGGTGACCCAGGAAGCGCGTCTTGGCCTGAACGGTCCACAAGTGATCGAACAGGAAGCGGGGCTTGAGGAGTACGACTCCCGCGACCGTCCTTTCATCTGGAGCCTGACCGGCGGCGAGCAACGTTTTGCCAGCGGTCTGGCGGATCGTTTTGTGGCTGACGACGTGGCGCAGATTCAGCAGCAGGTCAGTGAGTTGCTTGAACAAGGCCTGCCAGCGCAACAACGCAGTCGTCAGGCCGATCTGTTCCTGCAACGGCTGGCCCGTCTGGACGCCACGCCGCAAATCGATCCGGCGACGGTTCGCGATCTGTATCAAGGAGAGCGCTCATGA
- a CDS encoding triphosphoribosyl-dephospho-CoA synthase: MHAFNLQPKTLTLAERLADLAVDALIDEADLSPKPALVDRRGNGAHTDLHLGLMHASALSLWPAFKEMAQAAIEIGEVGLPLREALGRVGREGEQTMLATTNGVNTHRGAIWALGLLAAAAALEPESRGPGSVTLRAARLALLYDRYAPRPLSHGAQVAQRYGARGAREEAQLGFPSVLQRALPQLKISRAAGHGEQNARLDALLAIMTQLSDTCVLYRAGEHGLHTMQLGAQAVLDAGGSASLAGRRRLHELDEQLIALNASPGGAADLLAACLFIDRIESGAF, translated from the coding sequence ATGCACGCCTTCAACCTGCAACCGAAAACCTTAACCCTGGCCGAGCGGCTGGCGGACCTGGCGGTGGATGCGCTGATCGACGAAGCGGATTTGTCGCCGAAACCGGCGCTGGTCGATCGTCGTGGCAACGGCGCGCATACCGATTTGCACCTTGGGCTGATGCACGCTTCGGCGTTGTCGTTGTGGCCAGCGTTCAAGGAAATGGCGCAAGCGGCTATCGAAATTGGCGAAGTGGGTTTGCCGCTGCGTGAGGCCCTCGGCCGAGTTGGCCGGGAAGGTGAGCAAACGATGCTCGCCACCACCAATGGGGTGAATACCCACCGTGGCGCGATTTGGGCGTTGGGATTGCTGGCCGCGGCGGCGGCGCTTGAACCTGAGTCCAGGGGCCCAGGCTCGGTCACGTTGCGCGCCGCTCGCCTCGCCCTGCTCTACGATCGTTACGCTCCAAGGCCTCTGAGCCACGGTGCCCAAGTCGCCCAACGTTACGGCGCGCGCGGTGCCCGTGAAGAGGCGCAACTGGGCTTTCCTTCAGTGCTGCAACGCGCACTGCCGCAACTCAAAATCAGCCGCGCCGCCGGCCATGGTGAACAGAACGCCCGGCTCGATGCGTTGCTGGCGATCATGACTCAACTGAGCGACACCTGCGTGCTCTACCGCGCCGGCGAACACGGCCTGCACACCATGCAACTCGGCGCCCAGGCGGTACTCGATGCCGGCGGCAGCGCCAGCCTCGCCGGTCGTCGCCGTCTGCACGAACTGGACGAACAATTAATCGCATTGAATGCGTCGCCCGGCGGTGCAGCGGATTTACTCGCCGCCTGCCTGTTTATCGATCGCATCGAGTCCGGAGCTTTCTGA